From the genome of Streptacidiphilus sp. PB12-B1b:
ACGCCTCAGCCGGCGTCCGCGCGCCGCGCGGCGACCAGGGCCAACCGGTCCAGCATCAGCGCCACCGCCGGAACCGGCAGCAGATCCGGCAGGGTCAGCGCGACCACCTCCCGGTGGACGACGGGGGCCAGCGGCAGCACCTCCACCCCGGACGGGTGCACCGACGCCAGCGCCAGCTCCGGCAGCACGGCCACCCCCAGCCCGGCGGCGACCAGCCCGAACACCGCCGGGTAGTCGTCGGTGGCGAAGTCGATGCGCGGGGTGAAGCCCTCCCCCTCGCACAGCTCCACCAGATGGCCCCGGCACTGCGGGCAGCCCGCGATCCACTGCTCCCCGGCCAGCTCCGCCAGCCGCACCGGCGCGGGCCCGGCACCGCCAGGCCCGTCCGACCCGCCAGGCCCGTCGCGCCCGTCCGGCCCGTCCGCCCGCTGCGGCAGGGCGCGTCCGGCCAGCGGGTGGCCGGACGGGACGACGCAGACCAGCCGGTCCCGCAGCAGCGGCCGCACCGCCAGCCCGCCCCAGTCGCAGCCCGCCGCCGAGGCCGCGGCCTCGACCACCGCCGCCGCCCGCGCCTGCCACCGCGATCCGGCGACGCCGCCCGGCAGCCGCACCCCGCCCGGCCCGCCCGGACGGCCCGGCTCACCCGGATAGCGGAACGCCAGCGCGACATCGCAGTCGCCGCCGCGCAGCAGCGCCAGCGCCTGCGGCGGCTCGGCCTCGGTCAGCGACACCCGCACCCCCGGCTCGGCCGAGCGCACCTCGGCCACCGCCGACGGCACCAGCGCCGAGTTGGCCGTGGGGAAGGACGACAGCCGCACCCGCCCCGAGCGCAGCCCGGTGATCGCCGCCAGCTCCTCCTCCGCCGCCGTCAGCCCGGCCAGGATCACGCCCGCGTGCCGAACCAGCACCTCCCCCGCCTCGCTCAGCCGCACGCCCCGGCCCGCCCGCACCACCACGGGCGTCCCCACCGTCTTCTCCAGCGCCCGCATCTGCTGGCTCACCGCGGGCTGGGTGTAGCCCAGCTCGCGGGCGGCCGCCGAAAGCGAACCGGTCCGGGCGACGGCGCGGAGCACGCGGAGATGGCGGGCCTCGATCACGGCTTCAGCATAAGCCCGGCTTGGGACACCGGGTAAAAGTTGTCCACAGGCTTATACCCGCCGGGCGCGGCCGGACTACCCTCGGCCCATGGGGAAGCTGCTCTCTCTCAACCTCGGCCGCGCGCGGGCCTCGGCCCACACCGACATCGGCCGCACCGCCATCGACAAGCGCCCGGCCCGGGGCAGCGTCGCCGTCGCCGCGCCGGGCCCGCGCGGCACCGCGGGCAGCAGCGGCAGCGGCATCGCCGGCGACGAGGTCTGCGACCACCGCTTCCACGGCGGCGACGACCAGGCCGTCTACGCCTACGGCCGCGAGGAGCTGGACCTGTGGCAGCGCGAGCTGGGCCGGGAGCTGGCGAACGGCGTCTTCGGCGAGAACCTGACCACGCTGGGCGTGGCCACCAGCGACGCGCTGATCGGCGAACGCTGGCGGATCGGCCCGCAGGTGGTGCTGGAGGTGTGCGCGACCCGCATCCCCTGCCGCACCTTCGCGGGCTGGCTGGAGGAGCGGGGGTGGATGAAGCGCTTCACCCAGCGCGCGCTCCCCGGCGCGTACCTGCGGGTGATCACCCCCGGCGAGATCACCGCCGGGGACGAGGTGACCGTGCTCTCCCGCCCGGACCACGCGCTGACCAGCGGCATGGTGTTCCGCGCGCTGACGCTGGAGCCCGACCTGCTGCCGCTGCTGCTGGACGTCCGGGAGCTGGGCGCGCACCAGCGCGAGCACGCCGCCCAGCGGCTGCGCCGCTGAAAAGCCCGAGGGGCGCGGCGGACGGGGTTCCGTCCGCCGCGCCCCTGGTCAGGCGCGTGCCGTGGCCGCCGACCCCAGGTCGGCGGCGGTACTGACCGAGGTCAGTGGCTGTGGCCGTGGCCGCCGTGCGAGTGGCCCGCGGCAGCCTCTTCCTCGGCCGGCTTCTCGACCACCAGGGTCTCGGTGGTGAGCAGCAGCGACGCGATGGACGCGGCGTTCTGCAGGGCGGAGCGGGTGACCTTGACCGGGTCGATGACGCCGGCCTTGAGCAGGTCGCCGTACTCGCCGGTCGCCGCGTTGTAGCCCTGGCCCTCTTCCAGCTCCGCCACCTTGGTGGTGATGACGTAGCCCTCGAGGCCCGCGTTCTGGGCGATCCAGCGCAGCGGCTCGACCAGCGCGCGGCGGACCACCGCGACGCCGACGGCCTCGTCGCCGGTCAGGCCCAGGCCGCCGTCGAGCGCCTTCTGGGCGTGCACGAGGGAGGCGCCGCCACCGGCGACGATGCCCTCCTCGACCGCCGCGCGGGTCGCCGAGATGGCGTCCTCGAGACGGTGCTTCTTCTCCTTGAGCTCGACCTCGGTGGCCGCGCCGACCTTGATCACGCAGACGCCGCCGGCCAGCTTGGCCAGTCGCTCCTGCAGCTTCTCGCGGTCCCAGTCCGAGTCGGTGTTCTCGATCTCGGCCTTGATCTGCGCGACCCGCCCGGCCACCTCGGAGGCGTCACCGGCACCGTCGACGACGGTGGTGTTGTCCTTGCTGATGGTGACGCGGCGGGCAGTGCCCAGCACGTCCAGACCGGCCTGGTCGAGCTTGAGGCCGACCTCCTCGGCGATGACGGTGGCACCGGTGAGGGTGGCCAGGTCGCCGAGCATGGCCTTGCGGCGGTCGCCGAAGCCGGGGGCCTTGACCGCGACCGCGTTGAAGGTGCCGCGGATCTTGTTCACCACGAGGGTGGACAGCGCCTCGCCGTCGACGTCCTCGGCGATGATCAGCAGCGGCTTGCTGGCGCCGCCCTGGAGGATCTTCTCCAGCAGCGGGAGCAGGTCCTGGATCGAGGAGATCTTGCCCTGGTGGATGAGGATGTACGGGTCCTCCAGGACCGCCTCCATCCGCTCCTGGTCGGTGACCATGTAGGGCGAGAGGTAGCCCTTGTCGAACTGCATGCCCTCGGTGAACTCGAGCTCCAGCCCGAAGGTGTTCGACTCCTCGACGGTGATGACGCCGTCCTTGCCGACCTTGTCCATGGCCTCGGCGATCAGGTCGCCGACCTGCTGGTCCTGGGCGGACAGCGCGGCGACGGCGGCGATGTCCTCCTTGCCGTCGATCTCGCGGGCGACCGAGAGCAGGTGGTCCGACACGGCCTTGACGGCGGCGTCGATGCCCTTCTTCAGCCCGGACGGGCCGGCGCCGGCGGCGACGTTGCGCAGACCCTCGTTGACCAGCGCCTGGGCCAGGACGGTCGCGGTGGTGGTGCCGTCACCCGCGATGTCATTGGTCTTGGTGGCGACCTCCTTGACGAGCTGCGCGCCAAGGTTCTCGTACGGGTCGTCGAGCTCGACCTCACGGGCGATGGTGACGCCGTCGTTGGTGATGGTCGGAGCGCCGAACTTCTTGTCGATGACGACGTTGCGGCCCTTGGGGCCGATCGTCACCTTCACGGTGTCGGCCAGCTTGTTGACGCCGCGCTCGAGCGAGCGGCGGGCGTCCTCGTCGAACTTCAGGATCTTCGCCATGCTTAGGGTTTCCCTCTCAAACAACCGAACCCGGGCACCCGGTATCACTCAGTGACTACTGGGGCCCGGGTTGGTCACGACTCTGCGGTCAGCGTCGCAGCTGCAGACAGCTGGGTCTTACTTCTGGACGATTGCGAGGACGTCGCGCGCCGAGAGGACGAGGTACTCCTCGCCGTTGTACTTGACCTCGGTGCCGCCGTACTTGCTGTACAGCACGACATCGCCGACGGCGACGTCGAGCGGCAGGCGCTGGCCGTCCTCGAACCGGCCCGGACCCACGGCCAGGACGACGCCCTCCTGGGGCTTCTCCTTGGCAGTGTCCGGGATGACCAGGCCAGAGGCCGTGGTCTGCTCGGCTTCGAGCGGCTGGACCACAATGCGGTCCTCGAGCGGCTTGATGGCAACCTTGGAGCTGGTGGTCGTCACGTTCCGACCTCCCCCTTCGGAGATCACGGGGTGATTCATGTCTTGGGTCGCGGAGAGATTGGTATGGCGCAGCCGTCGTCGCGGTGCCGGACGCGCCCTCTTCGCGGGTTAGCGCTCTCCAGTGGAGAGTGCCAACGACGACACTAGGCCGCCGTTAGCACTCAGTCAACCAGAGTGCCAACGACGCGCCCGAACTCCTCCGCTCCGGTGCCCCCGTGGACAATGGGCGCGTGGAGATCGACGACTTCCGGGCGCTGCTGACCGACGAGGGCCAGGCACTGCTGGCCGAGCTGCGCGACCACGCGCCCGGGCAGGAGCTGGCGGTGGCGACCCGGCTGCGCCGCACCCACCCGGCCGCGCTGGTGTCGGCCGCCATCGGCCAGGCCCGGCTGCGGCAGCGCGCGGCGGCCAAGTTCGGCCCGGACGCGCAGCGCATGTACTTCACCCCGGACGGCGTCGAGCAGGCCACCCGCGGCAGCGTGGCGCAGTGGCGCGCGGCCCGCTTCGCCGCGCTGGGCGTGAAGCGGCTGGCGGACCTGTGCTCCGGGGTCGGCGGCGACGCCATCGCCCTGGCCCGGGCCGGGATCTCCGTCCTGGCCGTCGACCGCTCCCCGCTGACCTGCGCCGTCGCCGAGGCCAACGCGGCGGCGCTGGGGCTGGACGGCCTCATCGAGCAGCGCTGCGCCGACGTCGCCGACATCGACCTGACCGGCTTCGACGCGGTCTTCGTGGACCCGGCCCGGCGCGGGGCGCGCGGCGGCGCGGGCCGGGGCGGCGGCCGGATCTTCGACCCGGAGGCCTACTCGCCGCCGCTGAGCTGGGCCGTCGGCGCGGCCCGGCAGACCCCGTACGCCGCGCTGAAGGTCGCCCCGGGCATCCCGCACGAGGCCGTGCCCGAGGGCGCCGAGGCCGAGTGGGTCTCCGACGCCGGGGACGTCAAGGAGGCCGTGCTGTGGTTCGGCACGCAGCCGCAGCCGCAGCAGCCGCACCGGGCCACGCTGCTGCCCTCCGGCGCCAGCCTGGTCGGCGGGCGCCTGCCCGACCCGGAGCCGGGCCCGGTCCTGCGCTACCTGTACGAGCCGGACGGCGCGGTGATCCGCGCCCACCTGGTCGCCGAGGTGGCCCGGGAGCTGGACGCGACGCTGATCGACCCGACCATCGCCTACCTGACCGCCGCCGAGCTGCGCCCCAGCGCGTACGCCACGGCGTACGAGATCACCGACGTGCTGCCGTTCGGCCTGAAGAAGCTCAAGGCGGTGCTGCGCGAGCGCGGCGTGGGCACGGTCGTCATCAAGAAGCGCGGGTCGGCGATCGAGCCGGAGGAGCTGCGCCGGAAACTCCGACCCGAAGGAGTGAACTCCTGCACGGTGGTCCTCACCCGGGTGGGCGGCGCCCCGATGATGCTGCTGGGGCAGCCGGTCCGCACGCCCTGAGGAGACGGCTGACGGGGGCTCAGGGCTTCTGGATGTAGTCGTCCAGCCGGGCGACGGCGAAGCCCTGCTCGTGGATGCGCTTGAGCAGGTTGGCGAACATGGCGGTCATGGTCTCGCCCTTCAGCTCGGACGGGCCGCGGAAGTGGGCCAGGATGATGTCGCCGTCCTGGAGCTTGCGGCTGGGCGTCTGGTACTCCAGGCCGGTGATCTCCATGGTCTCGGTCCAGTAGACGATGGCGCGCGGCCCGCAGTCCTGGACGGCGGTGTTCAGCGCGGTCGAGTAGGCGCCGGCGCCGTAGGGCGGCCGGAACAGGAACGGCGCGGTGCCGTACTGCCGGGTGAGGATCTGCTGGTCGCCGCAGATCTCCTGCTTCTGCCGGGCCTCGCTGATGGTGTTCATGGCCGGGTGGTGCAGCGTGTGGTTCTGGATGCTGTTGCCCATGGCCTGCAGCGGCTTGAAGTACGCGTAGTCGTTCTTGATCGCGTCGTTCATCAGGAACATGGTGATCGGGACCTTGAGGTCCTGCATCATCCGGATGAACGCCGGGTCCTTCTCTGCGCCGTCGTCCACGGTGATGAAGACGACCTTCTGGTCGGTGGGCACCTGCTTGATCACCGGGACCTTGCCGTTCCGGGTCAGCTTGACCGGCCGGTCGGCGGGCGGGGCGGGCGCGGGCGGCAGCGGGGTCAGGCCCCACTTCGCCCAGGCCGCCGCCTGCGCCGAGGCGGAGGCGGCGGGGTCGGCGGAGGCGGACGCGGAGCCGGTGGCGGCGTCCCCGGCCGCCCCGGACGCCGACGGCGGGGCGGAGGCCGCCGCGCCCGCGGAGGCCGCGCTGCCGCATCCTGCGGCCAGTGCCGCGAGGACGAGCGCCCCGGC
Proteins encoded in this window:
- a CDS encoding LysR family transcriptional regulator, translating into MIEARHLRVLRAVARTGSLSAAARELGYTQPAVSQQMRALEKTVGTPVVVRAGRGVRLSEAGEVLVRHAGVILAGLTAAEEELAAITGLRSGRVRLSSFPTANSALVPSAVAEVRSAEPGVRVSLTEAEPPQALALLRGGDCDVALAFRYPGEPGRPGGPGGVRLPGGVAGSRWQARAAAVVEAAASAAGCDWGGLAVRPLLRDRLVCVVPSGHPLAGRALPQRADGPDGRDGPGGSDGPGGAGPAPVRLAELAGEQWIAGCPQCRGHLVELCEGEGFTPRIDFATDDYPAVFGLVAAGLGVAVLPELALASVHPSGVEVLPLAPVVHREVVALTLPDLLPVPAVALMLDRLALVAARRADAG
- a CDS encoding MOSC domain-containing protein, whose product is MGKLLSLNLGRARASAHTDIGRTAIDKRPARGSVAVAAPGPRGTAGSSGSGIAGDEVCDHRFHGGDDQAVYAYGREELDLWQRELGRELANGVFGENLTTLGVATSDALIGERWRIGPQVVLEVCATRIPCRTFAGWLEERGWMKRFTQRALPGAYLRVITPGEITAGDEVTVLSRPDHALTSGMVFRALTLEPDLLPLLLDVRELGAHQREHAAQRLRR
- the groL gene encoding chaperonin GroEL (60 kDa chaperone family; promotes refolding of misfolded polypeptides especially under stressful conditions; forms two stacked rings of heptamers to form a barrel-shaped 14mer; ends can be capped by GroES; misfolded proteins enter the barrel where they are refolded when GroES binds); its protein translation is MAKILKFDEDARRSLERGVNKLADTVKVTIGPKGRNVVIDKKFGAPTITNDGVTIAREVELDDPYENLGAQLVKEVATKTNDIAGDGTTTATVLAQALVNEGLRNVAAGAGPSGLKKGIDAAVKAVSDHLLSVAREIDGKEDIAAVAALSAQDQQVGDLIAEAMDKVGKDGVITVEESNTFGLELEFTEGMQFDKGYLSPYMVTDQERMEAVLEDPYILIHQGKISSIQDLLPLLEKILQGGASKPLLIIAEDVDGEALSTLVVNKIRGTFNAVAVKAPGFGDRRKAMLGDLATLTGATVIAEEVGLKLDQAGLDVLGTARRVTISKDNTTVVDGAGDASEVAGRVAQIKAEIENTDSDWDREKLQERLAKLAGGVCVIKVGAATEVELKEKKHRLEDAISATRAAVEEGIVAGGGASLVHAQKALDGGLGLTGDEAVGVAVVRRALVEPLRWIAQNAGLEGYVITTKVAELEEGQGYNAATGEYGDLLKAGVIDPVKVTRSALQNAASIASLLLTTETLVVEKPAEEEAAAGHSHGGHGHSH
- the groES gene encoding co-chaperone GroES, translated to MTTTSSKVAIKPLEDRIVVQPLEAEQTTASGLVIPDTAKEKPQEGVVLAVGPGRFEDGQRLPLDVAVGDVVLYSKYGGTEVKYNGEEYLVLSARDVLAIVQK
- a CDS encoding class I SAM-dependent methyltransferase, producing MEIDDFRALLTDEGQALLAELRDHAPGQELAVATRLRRTHPAALVSAAIGQARLRQRAAAKFGPDAQRMYFTPDGVEQATRGSVAQWRAARFAALGVKRLADLCSGVGGDAIALARAGISVLAVDRSPLTCAVAEANAAALGLDGLIEQRCADVADIDLTGFDAVFVDPARRGARGGAGRGGGRIFDPEAYSPPLSWAVGAARQTPYAALKVAPGIPHEAVPEGAEAEWVSDAGDVKEAVLWFGTQPQPQQPHRATLLPSGASLVGGRLPDPEPGPVLRYLYEPDGAVIRAHLVAEVARELDATLIDPTIAYLTAAELRPSAYATAYEITDVLPFGLKKLKAVLRERGVGTVVIKKRGSAIEPEELRRKLRPEGVNSCTVVLTRVGGAPMMLLGQPVRTP
- a CDS encoding polysaccharide deacetylase family protein; translated protein: MKRHGRTLVSTAGALVLAALAAGCGSAASAGAAASAPPSASGAAGDAATGSASASADPAASASAQAAAWAKWGLTPLPPAPAPPADRPVKLTRNGKVPVIKQVPTDQKVVFITVDDGAEKDPAFIRMMQDLKVPITMFLMNDAIKNDYAYFKPLQAMGNSIQNHTLHHPAMNTISEARQKQEICGDQQILTRQYGTAPFLFRPPYGAGAYSTALNTAVQDCGPRAIVYWTETMEITGLEYQTPSRKLQDGDIILAHFRGPSELKGETMTAMFANLLKRIHEQGFAVARLDDYIQKP